Proteins found in one Coffea eugenioides isolate CCC68of chromosome 5, Ceug_1.0, whole genome shotgun sequence genomic segment:
- the LOC113771525 gene encoding uncharacterized protein LOC113771525, whose translation MDCQVIGRGRGRPTRQHPEAGGDWEPEINQDQEQEGMAGNQVATAINRITDVLERLTEHQCPRQVHHQGGPVDSEDRALERFLKFGPPKFYGGPEPEVAEGWWERISDIFAALNYAEERQVTFAAFEFERDARSWWNLEGLAAVRIDTFADAVEKAQRVEVARAQVKSFQAKKRFAPSISREPTYENAPPAKVGRGTSGVNSPGAPRGALAKGAGARNSGGRNNGARGRPNGRGQPKNVSQGDRAITSQATCGYRKRPGHTVDGCWRKQGKCLKCGSSEHQLFGWPKIQDDENLNAGPANSRGNRPTVPARVYAIDDQPVPDSSEVVEGTLPIFHRLARVLIDPGATHSFVNPTFMSGIDVKSVRLSFDLEVRIPMGNKNIITCLAYKNCEFWIEERKMLVDLISLDIKGYDVTIGMDFLAHHHAKLDCRAKVLELWILGEATLKLDMRGRLASSAMISGIRARKMLNKGAQGFLAFLINAPSDQVKLEDVAVVREFSDVFSEELKTLPPEREVEFKIDLVPGTASISKTPYRMAPAELKELKIQLQDLLEKGFVRESDSP comes from the exons ATGGATTGCCAAGTAATAGGAAGGGGACGTGGGAGACCTACTAGACAACACCCAGAAGCGGGTGGTGATTGGGAACCTGAGATCAATCAAGACCAAGAGCAAGAGGGAATGGCCGGAAATCAAGTGGCCACCGCAATTAATCGGATCACTGATGTCTTAGAGCGCTTGACTGAACACCAATGCCCTAGACAAGTGCATCATCAAGGAGGCCCAGTCGATTCTGAGGATCGGGCATTAGAAAGATTTCTGAAGTTCGGACCCCCCAAATTTTATGGAGGACCCGAACCGGAGGTAGCTGAAGGCTGGTGGGAGAGAATCTCCGACATTTTTGCAGCCTTAAACTATGCGGAGGAGAGACAAGTGACTTTCGCCGCATTCGAGTTTGAGCGAGAtgctcgttcctggtggaacctg GAAGGATTAGCTGCCGTGAGGATAGACACTTTTGCCGATGCTGTCGAGAAAGCCCAACGAGTTGAAGTAGCCAGAGCTCAAGTGAAATCTTTTCAGGCTAAGAAAAGATTTGCCCCAAGTATTAGTCGGGAGCCGACTTACGAAAATGCTCCACCGGCCAAGGTGGGACGAGGAACAAGCGGAGTGAATAGTCCTGGAGCACCACGAGGCGCTCTAGCAAAAGGAGCTGGGGCAAGAAATTCAGGGGGAAGAAATAATGGAGCTAGAGGGAGACCAAATGGAAGAGGTCAACCTAAAAATGTCTCACAAGGAGATCGTGCGATAACTTCACAGGCAACTTGTGGGTATAGGAAGAGACCCGGCCATACTGTGGATGGTTGCTGGAGGAAACAAGGAAAGTGCTTGAAGTGTGGAAGCAGTGAGCACCAACTTTTCGGTTGGCCAAAAATACAAGACGATGAAAACCTGAATGCTGGACCAGCCAACTCTAGAGGGAATAGGCCGACAGTTCCCGCCAGGGTATACGCTATAGATGACCAGCCtgtacctgattcctcggaaGTCGTGGAAGGTACTCTTCCAATCTTTCATCGATTAGCTAGAGtgttaattgatcctggtgcaactcattcatttgtgaatCCAACATTTATGTCCGGAATTGATGTGAAATCTGTTAGATTATCCTttgatcttgaagttaggatACCAATGGGTAACAAGAATATAATCACTTGCTTAGCCTATAAGAATTGCGAATTCTGGATTGAAGAGCGTAAAATGCTAGTGGATTTGATAAGCCTGGATATAAAAGGTTATGATGTTACTATAGGAATGGATTTCCTAGCTCATCATCATGCTAAACTGGACTGTAGAGCAAAAGTGCTAGAACTTTGGATTCTCGGGGAAGCAACCCTGAAGTTAGATATGAGAGGTAGGTTAGCATCGTCTGCGATGATCTCGGGAATACGGGCGAGGAAAATGTTAAataaaggagcgcaaggtttcCTAGCCTTCCTGATTAACGCTCCTAGTGACCAAGTGAAATTAGAAGATGTAGCAGTGGTACGAGAATTTTCGGACGTTTTCTCTGAAGAATTAAAGACATTACCGCCGGAGAGAGAAGTGGAGTTCAAGATTGACTTGGTGCCGGGAACGGCTTCGATTTCCaagactccgtaccgaatggctcctgcagagTTAAAAGAGTTGAAAATTCAACTGCAGGACCTACTGGAGAAAGGTTTCGTTAGAGAGAGTGATTCCCCATAG